The Arcobacter roscoffensis genome segment TTCAAACTTAATTGATCTAGTCCTAAACCGTACATTATGTATCCTTTATGATACTATATTATACTTTTACAATTCTTATTTTTTTCTTAAAGAACCTTTAAACTCTTCAATCTCCTCTTTCATGGTATTTGCATACCCTTTTGCACTTGTGTATAAATAGAAAATCGATTGAACCATAAAGAAATAAAAGGCATTTACGTAACCAATGTAAACAAATATCACATCTGCAAGAAAAAAACAAATGAACGCTATTCCTCTTGTTTTATGATTCTTACTTGATAATAAAAAGCTTCCGTATATGGCAATAGCTGATGCTATTAAATCTACAGGTAATACAGTAAAATCAATATTTGACATATTTGGAAGAACTTTTAAATATAAAATAAAAAGATAAACAAATAAAATTATACTAATTAAAGAAACATCTCTTTTTCTTTCATTTGTTAATTTATAAATACCTAAAACTGCTGTTACAAAAAAGAGTATCATTTGAATAATCACAGGAACTTTTCCATTTAAAGTAAAGAAAGTTAAAAGGGCTAAATTTGAGATAAAAAAACTAACAAAACCCCAATAAATAGGTCGTGTATCAGCCTTTGTACTTCTGGACATAAGATATGCACCTATTATAGAAAAGATGGCTCCTACTGCTTCTAGTATTATCATGTATTCACTTTTATATTAAATTTTTGCAATTATATTCAATTTAGCAAAAATTACAATAAATATAATAAGTATTTAACTATAATTCTATAAAAAATTAAAGATTAAAATTAATGAACAAACAAGAATTTAAAAAGTGTTATAAGTGTTTTCGTCCAAAAAGCTCATGTAGCTGTAAAAATATTAAAACTCCCCTTGATACAAATACAAAATTTGTAATACTTATGCATCCAAAAGAGTTTAAAAAAACAAAAAATGGTACAGGGTATATGACTAAAAACTCTATTAAAAACTGTGAAATAATAATTGGTGTTGATTTTTCTGAAAACAATAGAGTAAATGAATTAATAAATAGCAAAATATACAGCCCCTATCTTTTATACCCAGATGAAAATAGCATTAAAATAAATAAAGAGATTATAAATGAAAATAAAAAACTTCTAATATTTATACTTGATTCAACATGGCCTTGTTCTAAAAAAATGTTAAAATCAAGTTCTAATTTACAGAATATTCCAAAACTTAGTTTTGAACATGATTTAAAATCAAATTTTAAAATTAAAGCACAACCTAAGGACTACTGTTTGTCAACAATTGAATCGACTTTTTGTTTACTTCAAGAGCTAAATAAACAAAGCTTAGAGAATATTGAAGCTAGTGATTTAAACATGTTTTTGCAACCTTTTAATAAAATGGTAGAATATCAAGTAAATTGCAGTAAGTTACATAGCAATTAAAGATATATTTGTATATAATTTAATAACTCAAAAGGATTATACGATTAATTATGTTTAAAATTTTACTTACACTTTTTGTATTGCTTAATATAAGCTCTTATGCAAATGAAAATATCAACAAAAATGACACTCAAATAGAAGAGATAAAAGAAGCCACTTTTAAAGAAAAAAGTCAAGAAACTATTAAAAACCTATTAAAAAATAAAAAAACAAAAACAATGTTTCTATCAAGGCACTCTTTAAGAAAATACTACAAACAGTTTGATTACCAACTAATTTGGGTTGATGAAAATGGAATAAAAGATATAGCTACTAATCTTTTTAAAACAATTAAAACAGACCCTGTTTTAAAGCCTGAGGTTGAGAAAATATTTAGATTTAGTCGTCTTATAAAAAAACTAGACAAACTAGATAAAAGACCTGAAAAATATATTGAGAGTATGGCAAAAATTGATTTTATGCTTGTTAGTATTTATAGTAAATATATGTCATATCTTGGAAGTGGATATATAAATTGGAAAGGTTTTAAAGCAACAATTAAAAAACTTGAAGAAAAAGATGACATTCATGTGGGATGGGAAAAATACAATATTAGAAAAAACAAAATCAAACTTTTAAAAGAAGCTTTAGAAAAAGATGATTTATCTGTGGCTTTTGATGCTGTAAATTATACTTTTCCTCAAGCAAGACAATTAGAAGATAAAATAAAAGAGTTTGAACAACTAGCACAAGCTGGTGGTTATGTAAAACTTCCTAAATTTAAAGTTTTAAAAGAAGGTTCAAATAGTAAAGCAGTAAATATTTTAAGACAAAGGCTATTACAAAGTAATGATTTAGTGAAGAATGAATGTGAAGTCATAATACATACTGAGAATCTAGTAACTAATACAATAGCAAAAAACAATCATACAGATGATAGTTTAAATGAAAATATGATTAGCAATCAAAATTCAAATATTATAGAAAATGATTGCTACAATGTTTTTGATAAAAATGTCAAAGAAGGGGTTATGTCTTTTCAAAAAAATCATGGTTTAGTAGCAGATGGAATAGTGGGGGCTCAAACTAGAAGAGCTCTAAATATGTCTGTTGAAAAAAAACTTGTAAAAATGAGACTAAACTTAGAGCGAATGAGATGGATGCCAAGAACTCTAGGAGAGAAGTTTTTACTTGTAAATATTCCTGAATATAAACTAAGAATGTACAAAAACAATGAAGTTGCTTTAGATATGAATATAGTAGTAGGAAAAAGAAAACACCCTACTCCGATTTTTTCTAATAGAGTATCTTATGTAGTTTTAAATCCTTATTGGAAAATTCCTGAAAGTATTGTGGAAAAAGAGCTTATTCCAAAAGTTCTGAAAAACCCTAATTACTTAAAAGAAAAAGGTATCAATATTCACGAGAATTGGGATTATAAATCAGATACATATGAGTTAAATGAAATAGATATTAAAGCTATGTTACCAAAAGAAGAAAATAAAGATATAGAAGAAATAAATCTTGAAGATGAAACAATTGTTCAAAATCAAGAAGTTATGCAAGAGCAAATAAAATATAGATTTATTCAAGTTCCAAGTAATACAAATCCACTTGGTAGAATGAAGTTCATGTTTCCAAATAGATATTCTGTTTATTTACATGACTCTCCTGCTAAAAAATACTTTAACTATACAAAAAGAGCATATTCTCACGGTTGTGTTAGATTAGCTGAACCTAAAAAACTTTTAGAAGCAATATCGAAAGAAGATAATAATTTTGATTTTGATGAAGCAAAAGAAGTATTAACGCAAATTGATAAAAAATCAATCGACTTAAAAAAGCAAATACCTGTACATATGGTATATCTTACATCTTGGGTTGATGAAAACGGTAAATTACAGTTTAGAAATGATATTTATAGATACGATAGAATTCAAAAAAAGCTTTTATATAGAATGTAAAAGCTTTTTATTCTTTGATTAAGAAAAGTTTATCTTTTATGAAATTAATATTTTTTACATAAAGCTTATGCTTATCTTCTAAAACTTTCATGAAAAACCTAACTTCTGCATTTGTAAAGCCATCTGGTTCTTTATCT includes the following:
- a CDS encoding nicotinamide mononucleotide transporter family protein, with the protein product MIILEAVGAIFSIIGAYLMSRSTKADTRPIYWGFVSFFISNLALLTFFTLNGKVPVIIQMILFFVTAVLGIYKLTNERKRDVSLISIILFVYLFILYLKVLPNMSNIDFTVLPVDLIASAIAIYGSFLLSSKNHKTRGIAFICFFLADVIFVYIGYVNAFYFFMVQSIFYLYTSAKGYANTMKEEIEEFKGSLRKK
- a CDS encoding tRNA-uridine aminocarboxypropyltransferase; this encodes MNKQEFKKCYKCFRPKSSCSCKNIKTPLDTNTKFVILMHPKEFKKTKNGTGYMTKNSIKNCEIIIGVDFSENNRVNELINSKIYSPYLLYPDENSIKINKEIINENKKLLIFILDSTWPCSKKMLKSSSNLQNIPKLSFEHDLKSNFKIKAQPKDYCLSTIESTFCLLQELNKQSLENIEASDLNMFLQPFNKMVEYQVNCSKLHSN
- a CDS encoding L,D-transpeptidase family protein; amino-acid sequence: MFKILLTLFVLLNISSYANENINKNDTQIEEIKEATFKEKSQETIKNLLKNKKTKTMFLSRHSLRKYYKQFDYQLIWVDENGIKDIATNLFKTIKTDPVLKPEVEKIFRFSRLIKKLDKLDKRPEKYIESMAKIDFMLVSIYSKYMSYLGSGYINWKGFKATIKKLEEKDDIHVGWEKYNIRKNKIKLLKEALEKDDLSVAFDAVNYTFPQARQLEDKIKEFEQLAQAGGYVKLPKFKVLKEGSNSKAVNILRQRLLQSNDLVKNECEVIIHTENLVTNTIAKNNHTDDSLNENMISNQNSNIIENDCYNVFDKNVKEGVMSFQKNHGLVADGIVGAQTRRALNMSVEKKLVKMRLNLERMRWMPRTLGEKFLLVNIPEYKLRMYKNNEVALDMNIVVGKRKHPTPIFSNRVSYVVLNPYWKIPESIVEKELIPKVLKNPNYLKEKGINIHENWDYKSDTYELNEIDIKAMLPKEENKDIEEINLEDETIVQNQEVMQEQIKYRFIQVPSNTNPLGRMKFMFPNRYSVYLHDSPAKKYFNYTKRAYSHGCVRLAEPKKLLEAISKEDNNFDFDEAKEVLTQIDKKSIDLKKQIPVHMVYLTSWVDENGKLQFRNDIYRYDRIQKKLLYRM